From the genome of Oncorhynchus kisutch isolate 150728-3 unplaced genomic scaffold, Okis_V2 Okis09a-Okis19a_hom, whole genome shotgun sequence, one region includes:
- the LOC116360506 gene encoding cleavage and polyadenylation specificity factor subunit 6-like isoform X4, which translates to MADGVDHIDIYADVEEDFNQESDYPAHDQIDLYDDVISPSANNNGDAPEDRDYLDNLPPPAGSEGNKSTPPNVVYTYTGKRIALYIGNLTWWTTDEDLTDAIGSIGIKDLLEIKFFENRANGQSKGFALVCVGSDTSSRKLLDLLAKRELHGQNPIVTPCNKQSLSQFEMQSRKSPGTSGGQMSGDGKAGPPTMGPRGGFPMGMGRGRGRFPGPPGPGGDRFPGPIGPGGPPPHFPGSGMRPPELINHRHQEGHLMDMNFNCFPPGRDGNWRPRGGMQGPPRPPPGPLGPPGPLGPPPPGQGLPPPMQGPPNRGDRPPPPVMFPGQFGQPPMGPLPPGPPPHGFGPPPGPPPPQQGPPPPGHFPPRPPGPLGPPLALAPPPHMTGPRPGGPPPAPHVNPAFFPPPGGPNNMGGPPGGDGRGPNGPNDPYGRPPPYDRGDFGPAGREMESARTPLSEAEFEEIMNRNRAISSSAISRAVSDASAADYGSAIETLVTAISLIKQSKVSADDRCKVLISSLQDCLHGIENKSYGSASSSAPKRRERSRERDHSRSREKSRRHKSRSRDRHEDYYRERSRERERHRGDRERERERDREREYRHR; encoded by the exons ATGGCTGACGGAGTTGATCACATCGACATCTACGCCGATGTTGAAGAGGATTTCAACCAG gaatcAGACTACCCTGCCCATGACCAGATAGACTTGTATGACGATGTTATCTCTCCTTCGGCCAATAATAACGGAGACGCACCTGAGGACCGGGACTACCTGGACAACCTACCCCCACCTGCTGGCTCCGAGGGGAACAAGAGCACCCCGCCCAACGTGGTTTACACGTACACTGGCAAGCGGATCGCCCTGTACATAGGCAATCTCACATGG TGGACAACAGACGAAGATTTGACAGACGCCATTGGATCAATAGGCATTAAGGATCTGCTGGAGATCAAGTTCTTTGAGAACAGAGCCAACGGCCAGAGTAAAGG GTTTGCCCTGGTGTGTGTGGGCTCAGACACGTCCTCTAGGAAGCTACTGGACCTGCTGGCTAAACGGGAGCTCCACGGACAGAACCCCATTGTTACCCCCTGCAACAAACAGTCCCTCAGCCAGTTCGAGATGCAGTCTCGGAAAA GCCCAGGTACATCGGGTGGGCAGATGTCCGGAGATGGGAAGGCGGGACCCCCCACCATGGGCCCCCGCGGTGGCTTCCCCATGGGCATGGGTAGGGGCCGAGGCCGCTTCCCCGGGCCTCCTGGTCCTGGAGGAGACCGCTTCCCTGGGCCCATCGGACCCGGAGGGCCCCCGCCTCACTTCCCAG GGTCGGGGATGAGGCCACCTGAACTCATTAACCATAGACACCAAGAAGGCCACCTGATGGATATGAATTTCAATTGCTTCCCGCCGGGACGTGATGGGAATTGGCGACCCAGAG GTGGTATGCAGGGCCCACCTCGACCCCCTCCTGGCCCACTAGGTCCCCCTGGACCCCTAGGCCCCCCTCCCCCAGGACAGGGCCTCCCCCCTCCCATGCAAGGCCCCCCCAACCGTGGCGACCGCCCCCCACCCCCGGTCATGTTCCCCGGCCAGTTCGGCCAGCCCCCCATGGGTCCTCTCCCCCCTGGCCCTCCCCCACACGGCTTCGGCCCTCCTCCTGGCCCCCCACCTCCCCAACAGGGCCCTCCACCCCCGGGTCATTTCCCTCCTCGCCCCCCCGGGCCCCTTGGACCACCTCTGGCCCTCGCTCCCCCACCACACATGACTGGGCCCCGACCTGGAGGCCCCCCACCGGCTCCCCATGTCAACCCAGCGTTCTTCCCTCCTCCTGGGGGTCCTAACAACATGGGGGGCCCTCCTGGAGGAGACGGCAGGGGCCCCAACGGGCCCAACGACCCCTATGGACGGCCACCTCCGTATGACCGGGGAGACTTCGGACCCGCCGGCAG GGAGATGGAGTCGGCGCGGACACCGCTGAGCGAGGCAGAGTTTGAGGAGATCATGAACCGGAACCGAGCCATCTCCAGTAGTGCCATCTCTAGGGCGGTGTCAGATGCTAGCGCTG ctGACTACGGCAGTGCCATAGAGACTCTGGTGACAGCCATCTCTCTGATCAAGCAGTCCAAGGTCTCTGCTGACGACCGTTGTAAAGTCCTCATCAGCTCTCTACAGGACTGTCTCCACGGCATCGAGAACAAGTCCTACGGCTCTGCCTCCAG TTCTGCCCCTAAAAGACGCGAGAGGTCGAGGGAGCGTGACCACAGCCGATCCCGGGAGAAGAGCCGGCGCCACAAGTCCCGTAGCCGCGACCGCCACGAGGACTACTACCGCGAACGCAGCCGGGAGAGAGAACGGCACCGCGGGGACAGAGAACGAGAACGTGAAAGAGACCGTGAGAGGGAGTACCGACATCGTTAG
- the LOC116360506 gene encoding cleavage and polyadenylation specificity factor subunit 6-like isoform X1: MADGVDHIDIYADVEEDFNQESDYPAHDQIDLYDDVISPSANNNGDAPEDRDYLDNLPPPAGSEGNKSTPPNVVYTYTGKRIALYIGNLTWWTTDEDLTDAIGSIGIKDLLEIKFFENRANGQSKGFALVCVGSDTSSRKLLDLLAKRELHGQNPIVTPCNKQSLSQFEMQSRKSPGTSGGQMSGDGKAGPPTMGPRGGFPMGMGRGRGRFPGPPGPGGDRFPGPIGPGGPPPHFPGSGMRPPELINHRHQEGHLMDMNFNCFPPGRDGNWRPRGGMQGPPRPPPGPLGPPGPLGPPPPGQGLPPPMQGPPNRGDRPPPPVMFPGQFGQPPMGPLPPGPPPHGFGPPPGPPPPQQGPPPPGHFPPRPPGPLGPPLALAPPPHMTGPRPGGPPPAPHVNPAFFPPPGGPNNMGGPPGGDGRGPNGPNDPYGRPPPYDRGDFGPAGSNQRPPLICEFDLRAPLPRGCPDPWINEGLVDLKNGGQHLHNASDPGEMESARTPLSEAEFEEIMNRNRAISSSAISRAVSDASAADYGSAIETLVTAISLIKQSKVSADDRCKVLISSLQDCLHGIENKSYGSASSSAPKRRERSRERDHSRSREKSRRHKSRSRDRHEDYYRERSRERERHRGDRERERERDREREYRHR; the protein is encoded by the exons ATGGCTGACGGAGTTGATCACATCGACATCTACGCCGATGTTGAAGAGGATTTCAACCAG gaatcAGACTACCCTGCCCATGACCAGATAGACTTGTATGACGATGTTATCTCTCCTTCGGCCAATAATAACGGAGACGCACCTGAGGACCGGGACTACCTGGACAACCTACCCCCACCTGCTGGCTCCGAGGGGAACAAGAGCACCCCGCCCAACGTGGTTTACACGTACACTGGCAAGCGGATCGCCCTGTACATAGGCAATCTCACATGG TGGACAACAGACGAAGATTTGACAGACGCCATTGGATCAATAGGCATTAAGGATCTGCTGGAGATCAAGTTCTTTGAGAACAGAGCCAACGGCCAGAGTAAAGG GTTTGCCCTGGTGTGTGTGGGCTCAGACACGTCCTCTAGGAAGCTACTGGACCTGCTGGCTAAACGGGAGCTCCACGGACAGAACCCCATTGTTACCCCCTGCAACAAACAGTCCCTCAGCCAGTTCGAGATGCAGTCTCGGAAAA GCCCAGGTACATCGGGTGGGCAGATGTCCGGAGATGGGAAGGCGGGACCCCCCACCATGGGCCCCCGCGGTGGCTTCCCCATGGGCATGGGTAGGGGCCGAGGCCGCTTCCCCGGGCCTCCTGGTCCTGGAGGAGACCGCTTCCCTGGGCCCATCGGACCCGGAGGGCCCCCGCCTCACTTCCCAG GGTCGGGGATGAGGCCACCTGAACTCATTAACCATAGACACCAAGAAGGCCACCTGATGGATATGAATTTCAATTGCTTCCCGCCGGGACGTGATGGGAATTGGCGACCCAGAG GTGGTATGCAGGGCCCACCTCGACCCCCTCCTGGCCCACTAGGTCCCCCTGGACCCCTAGGCCCCCCTCCCCCAGGACAGGGCCTCCCCCCTCCCATGCAAGGCCCCCCCAACCGTGGCGACCGCCCCCCACCCCCGGTCATGTTCCCCGGCCAGTTCGGCCAGCCCCCCATGGGTCCTCTCCCCCCTGGCCCTCCCCCACACGGCTTCGGCCCTCCTCCTGGCCCCCCACCTCCCCAACAGGGCCCTCCACCCCCGGGTCATTTCCCTCCTCGCCCCCCCGGGCCCCTTGGACCACCTCTGGCCCTCGCTCCCCCACCACACATGACTGGGCCCCGACCTGGAGGCCCCCCACCGGCTCCCCATGTCAACCCAGCGTTCTTCCCTCCTCCTGGGGGTCCTAACAACATGGGGGGCCCTCCTGGAGGAGACGGCAGGGGCCCCAACGGGCCCAACGACCCCTATGGACGGCCACCTCCGTATGACCGGGGAGACTTCGGACCCGCCGGCAG TAACCAGCGTCCCCCGCTAATCTGTGAGTTTGACCTCAGGGCCCCCCTGCCCCGCGGCTGCCCAGACCCCTGGATTAACGAGGGTTTGGTCGATCTGAAAAATGGCGGCCAGCACTTGCACAATGCGAGTGACCCAGG GGAGATGGAGTCGGCGCGGACACCGCTGAGCGAGGCAGAGTTTGAGGAGATCATGAACCGGAACCGAGCCATCTCCAGTAGTGCCATCTCTAGGGCGGTGTCAGATGCTAGCGCTG ctGACTACGGCAGTGCCATAGAGACTCTGGTGACAGCCATCTCTCTGATCAAGCAGTCCAAGGTCTCTGCTGACGACCGTTGTAAAGTCCTCATCAGCTCTCTACAGGACTGTCTCCACGGCATCGAGAACAAGTCCTACGGCTCTGCCTCCAG TTCTGCCCCTAAAAGACGCGAGAGGTCGAGGGAGCGTGACCACAGCCGATCCCGGGAGAAGAGCCGGCGCCACAAGTCCCGTAGCCGCGACCGCCACGAGGACTACTACCGCGAACGCAGCCGGGAGAGAGAACGGCACCGCGGGGACAGAGAACGAGAACGTGAAAGAGACCGTGAGAGGGAGTACCGACATCGTTAG